The proteins below come from a single Cannabis sativa cultivar Pink pepper isolate KNU-18-1 chromosome 3, ASM2916894v1, whole genome shotgun sequence genomic window:
- the LOC133036057 gene encoding protein Ycf2-like, with protein MGFVHTPCSEKYLPSEKRKKRGLCLKKCLEKGQMYRTFQRDSAFSTLSKWNIFQTYMPWFLTSTGYKYLNLIFLDTFSDLLSILSNSPKFVSIFHDIMHGLDISWRILQKKFCLPQWNLISEILSKCLHNVLLSKEMIHRNNESPFISTHLRSPNVRVREFLYSILFLLLVAGYLVRTHLLFISQAYSELQTEFERVKSLMIPSYMIELRKLLDRYPTSELNSFWLNNLFLVAREQLGDSLEEIQGSASGSNMLWGGGPTYGVKSIRSKKKYLNINLIDIIDFISIIPNPINRISFSINTRQLSHTSKETYSLIRKRKKVNSDWIDDKIESLVSNSDWIDDKERELLVQFSALTTEKRIDQILLSLTHSDRNSNRLGVLCRFF; from the coding sequence CCATGTTCTGAGAAATATTTACCATCCGAAAAGAGGAAAAAACGGGGTCTTTGTCTAAAGAAATGCCTTGAGAAAGGGCAGATGTATAGAACCTTTCAACGAGATAGTGCTTTTTCAACTCTCTCAAAATGGAATATATTCCAAACATATATGCCATGGTTCCTTACTTCGACAGGATACAAAtatctaaatttgatatttttagaTACTTTTTCAGACCTATTGTCGATACTAAGTAACAGCCCAAAATTTGTATCCATTTTTCATGATATTATGCATGGATTAGATATATCATGGCGAATTCTTCAGAAAAAATTCTGTCTTCCACAATGGAATCTAATAAGTGAGATTTTGAGTAAGTGTTTACATAATGTTCTTCTGTCCAAAGAAATGATTCATCGAAATAATGAGTCACCATTTATATCGACACATCTGAGATCGCCAAATGTTCGGGTTCGGGAGTTCCTCTATTCAATCCTTttccttcttcttgttgctggATATCTCGTTCGTACAcatcttctttttatttctCAAGCCTATAGTGAGTTACAGACAGAGTTCGAAAGGGTCAAATCTTTGATGATTCCATCATACATGATTGAGTTGCGAAAACTTCTGGATAGGTATCCTACATCTGAACTGAATTCCTTCTGGTTAAATAATCTCTTTCTAGTTGCTCGAGAACAATTAGGAGATTCTCTAGAAGAAATACAGGGTTCTGCTTCTGGCAGCAACATGCTATGGGGTGGCGGTCCCACTTATGGGGTCAAATCAATACGTTCTAAGAAGAAATATTTGAATATCAATCTCATCGATATCATCGATTTCATAAGTATCATACCAAATCCCATCAATCGAATCTCTTTTTCGATAAATACGAGACAGCTAAGTCATACAAGTAAAGAGACCTATTCAttgataagaaaaagaaaaaaggtgaACAGTGATTGGATTGATGATAAAATAGAATCTTTGGTCTCGAACAGTGATTGGATTGATGACAAAGAAAGAGAGCTCTTGGTTCAGTTCTCCGCCTTAACGACAGAAAAAAGGATTGATCAAATTCTATTGAGTCTGACTCATAGTGATCGCAATTCCAATCGACTAGGCGTATTATGTCGATTTTTTTGA